The following proteins are encoded in a genomic region of Natrinema sp. HArc-T2:
- a CDS encoding phosphoribosyltransferase family protein, with amino-acid sequence MNRAEKAALQLRAVDVLRMLKETRTYDELAETTGLPAGDLNRYVNGHVLPGTDRAREVVEDLGREALAEELDARIRVDDDGYVDNSATVFDQPFLDLAAPVVANGFDFERPDVVLTAATDGITLAAALASYYGVRCAYAKKRKETAVEEFIEARQRLQSGIELTYYLPASAIDPGESVLVVDDLIRSGETQELLLDIAHTAEADVAGVFALIAAGEDGIQRARNHTDAPVGALTTV; translated from the coding sequence ATGAACAGAGCCGAGAAGGCAGCCCTCCAGTTGCGGGCCGTCGACGTGTTGCGAATGTTGAAAGAAACCCGGACCTACGACGAACTTGCTGAGACGACAGGGCTGCCGGCGGGCGATCTCAATCGGTACGTCAACGGGCACGTTCTCCCCGGCACTGACCGCGCGCGAGAGGTCGTCGAAGACCTCGGTAGAGAGGCGTTGGCCGAGGAACTCGACGCACGCATTCGCGTCGATGACGATGGGTACGTCGACAACTCCGCGACCGTCTTCGATCAGCCGTTTCTCGATTTGGCCGCGCCGGTCGTCGCCAACGGCTTCGACTTCGAGCGCCCCGATGTCGTGCTCACCGCCGCGACCGACGGCATCACGCTTGCGGCTGCGCTCGCGAGCTACTACGGTGTCCGCTGTGCCTACGCGAAAAAGCGCAAGGAGACCGCCGTCGAGGAGTTCATCGAGGCCCGCCAGCGCCTGCAGTCGGGGATCGAACTCACCTACTACCTGCCCGCCTCCGCGATCGACCCCGGCGAGTCGGTGCTCGTCGTCGACGACCTCATCCGATCGGGTGAGACACAGGAACTGCTACTCGACATCGCTCACACCGCTGAGGCCGACGTTGCAGGCGTCTTCGCGCTCATCGCAGCCGGCGAAGACGGGATTCAGCGTGCCCGCAACCACACCGACGCGCCGGTCGGCGCGCTGACGACCGTTTAA
- the glmS gene encoding methylaspartate mutase subunit S, which translates to MTKTVILGVIGSDAHVVGITILEQALEAAGFDVVNLGVQTSQEEFIEAASANDAEAVLVSSLYGHAKQDCEGFHQRIADSDLDVTTYIGGNLAVGQDDFEETRKFFRELGFDRVFDSETDPEDAIEALRADLDMRSSESEQESQTVSA; encoded by the coding sequence ATGACGAAGACAGTCATCCTCGGCGTGATCGGCTCGGACGCTCACGTTGTCGGGATTACCATCCTGGAACAGGCACTAGAGGCAGCTGGATTCGATGTCGTCAACCTCGGGGTGCAGACCTCCCAGGAAGAGTTCATCGAAGCGGCATCTGCCAACGACGCCGAGGCTGTACTCGTCTCGTCACTCTACGGTCATGCGAAACAGGACTGTGAGGGCTTCCACCAGCGCATCGCCGATTCCGATCTCGACGTGACGACCTACATCGGTGGCAATCTCGCCGTCGGGCAGGACGACTTCGAGGAGACTCGCAAGTTCTTCCGCGAACTGGGCTTCGACCGAGTCTTCGACTCCGAGACCGACCCCGAAGATGCCATCGAGGCCCTGCGGGCCGATCTGGACATGCGCTCGAGTGAGTCCGAACAGGAAAGCCAGACCGTCTCGGCGTAA
- a CDS encoding universal stress protein, producing the protein MARHVLVAVDDSAQSTDALEFACSEYPDATITALYVLDPGDFYAVSGVEGTAMANYEEVQRHHEERADEILEEAREQAANHGVEIETDHVVGSVSRSIVDYADEHDVDHIVVGSHGRTGASRILLGSVAETVARRSPVPVTIVR; encoded by the coding sequence ATGGCACGGCACGTTCTCGTGGCAGTTGACGACTCGGCGCAATCGACTGACGCGCTCGAGTTCGCCTGCTCGGAGTATCCGGACGCGACGATCACCGCGCTCTACGTCCTCGATCCGGGTGATTTCTACGCGGTAAGTGGCGTCGAAGGGACAGCGATGGCCAACTACGAGGAGGTACAGCGCCACCACGAGGAGCGCGCCGATGAGATCTTAGAAGAGGCTCGCGAGCAGGCCGCCAACCACGGCGTCGAGATCGAGACGGACCACGTCGTCGGCAGCGTCTCGCGGTCGATCGTCGACTACGCCGACGAACACGATGTCGATCATATCGTCGTCGGCAGCCACGGTCGGACCGGGGCGAGCCGAATTCTTCTCGGCAGCGTCGCCGAGACGGTGGCTCGCCGGTCGCCGGTACCGGTGACGATCGTCCGGTGA
- a CDS encoding 50S ribosomal protein L15e — protein MAKSFYSHIKDAWKDPDDGKLGELQWQRKQEWRKQGAIERIDRPTRLDKARELGYKAKQGIIVTRVSVRKGTARKQRHKAGRRSKRQGVNRIGRRKNIQRIGEERVSRKYPNLRVLNSYWVGEDGSQKWFEMILVDPNHPAIENDDDLNWICSDDHQNRAFRGLTNAGTANRGLNNRGKGAEKVRPSNTGGQGRAK, from the coding sequence ATGGCAAAAAGCTTCTATTCCCACATCAAGGACGCATGGAAAGACCCCGACGACGGCAAGCTCGGGGAGCTGCAGTGGCAGCGCAAACAGGAGTGGCGCAAGCAGGGTGCGATCGAGCGAATCGACCGCCCGACGCGACTCGACAAGGCGCGCGAACTCGGCTACAAGGCCAAACAGGGCATCATCGTGACCCGGGTCTCGGTCCGTAAAGGGACCGCCCGGAAGCAGCGACACAAGGCCGGTCGGCGCTCGAAGCGTCAGGGTGTCAACCGCATCGGACGACGCAAGAACATCCAGCGCATCGGTGAGGAGCGCGTCTCCCGGAAGTACCCCAACCTGCGCGTGCTCAACAGCTACTGGGTCGGGGAAGACGGCTCGCAGAAGTGGTTCGAGATGATCCTCGTCGATCCGAACCACCCCGCGATCGAGAACGACGACGACCTCAACTGGATCTGCAGCGACGACCACCAGAACCGCGCGTTCCGCGGGCTCACCAACGCCGGCACGGCAAACCGTGGGCTCAACAACCGCGGTAAAGGTGCCGAGAAGGTCCGCCCGTCCAACACCGGCGGCCAGGGCCGCGCGAAGTAA
- a CDS encoding serine/threonine-protein kinase RIO2 yields the protein MVRNVAGLLPELEDEDFYLLSGVEQGMRFSEWVQREKLPKFANLTEEEVDYRLERCLKRGLIEKKTIQYEGYTLQFEGYDVLALRALVEQDTISEFGSPLGVGKESDVYEVKSYKPLALKYHREGYTNFREVHKERDYTSDNEHVSWMYTARKAAEREYDILEELYPDVAVPQPIGQNRHAIVMEKMDGVELSRTRLEDDQVLGVLDLLVSEIDRAYAHGYVHADMSEYNVFVNEAGVKIFDWPQAVPTDHENADEFLRRDLTNVVGYFRRKYPQHVPDDLPIDEVADAITAESFETVTEFV from the coding sequence ATGGTGCGAAACGTCGCCGGATTGCTTCCGGAACTCGAGGACGAAGACTTCTATCTCCTCTCGGGGGTCGAACAAGGGATGCGCTTTTCCGAGTGGGTCCAGCGCGAAAAGCTCCCGAAGTTCGCCAATCTGACCGAAGAGGAGGTCGACTATCGCCTCGAGCGCTGTCTCAAACGCGGACTGATCGAAAAGAAGACCATCCAGTACGAGGGCTACACCCTGCAGTTCGAGGGCTACGACGTCCTCGCGTTGCGGGCACTCGTCGAACAGGACACCATCTCGGAGTTCGGATCGCCACTTGGCGTCGGCAAGGAAAGCGACGTCTACGAGGTCAAATCGTACAAACCGCTCGCGCTGAAGTACCACCGCGAGGGCTATACGAACTTCCGGGAAGTCCACAAAGAGCGCGATTACACATCGGACAACGAACACGTCTCCTGGATGTACACCGCCCGAAAGGCCGCCGAACGCGAGTACGACATTCTCGAGGAACTCTACCCCGACGTCGCGGTCCCCCAGCCGATCGGACAGAACCGCCACGCCATCGTCATGGAAAAGATGGACGGCGTCGAACTCTCGCGAACCCGACTCGAGGACGATCAGGTGCTTGGGGTCCTCGATCTGCTCGTCTCCGAAATCGATCGCGCGTACGCACACGGGTACGTCCACGCAGACATGAGCGAGTACAACGTCTTCGTCAACGAGGCGGGTGTGAAGATCTTTGACTGGCCCCAGGCCGTCCCGACGGATCACGAAAACGCCGACGAGTTCCTCCGGCGGGATCTGACGAACGTCGTGGGCTACTTCCGCCGCAAGTACCCCCAGCACGTGCCCGACGACCTTCCGATCGACGAGGTGGCCGACGCGATCACTGCCGAGTCGTTTGAAACGGTTACCGAGTTCGTGTGA
- a CDS encoding biotin/lipoate A/B protein ligase family protein has protein sequence MITLADRDWRLIRDDPRAGATQMALEEIAARTALEDDLRTVRVYSWEPSTLSLGYRQDADTVDWDFCEREGIDVTRRQTGGGGIYHDRYADISYTIVAPADEVPGDLMDCYELFCEPILEAFDRMEVDAAFASAEQEAIYQPSCYLRDINPAHDIVASADAGVDAQKISGNAQYRQRDVVIQHGSISYDLEPHNHVGVFDADLEASTFTDRVTSIRDEVGIDREDAVDAIAGALGDWSDATESTWRDGELDAARELAARKFGSDGWIRDREVLAADEQ, from the coding sequence ATGATAACGCTTGCCGATCGGGACTGGCGACTGATTCGGGACGACCCGCGCGCAGGCGCGACGCAGATGGCGCTCGAGGAGATCGCTGCACGAACGGCACTCGAAGACGACCTGCGGACCGTCCGCGTCTACTCGTGGGAACCGAGCACGCTCTCGCTTGGGTATCGACAGGACGCCGACACCGTCGACTGGGACTTTTGCGAACGCGAAGGAATCGACGTTACGCGCCGCCAGACCGGCGGGGGTGGGATCTATCACGACCGATACGCAGACATCTCGTATACGATCGTCGCGCCAGCCGACGAGGTGCCGGGCGACCTGATGGACTGTTACGAGCTGTTCTGCGAGCCGATCCTCGAAGCCTTTGACAGGATGGAGGTAGACGCCGCATTCGCCTCGGCCGAACAGGAGGCGATCTATCAGCCGTCGTGCTATCTACGCGATATCAATCCGGCACACGACATCGTCGCGTCAGCGGATGCGGGCGTGGATGCCCAGAAGATCAGCGGCAACGCCCAGTACCGCCAGCGTGACGTCGTCATCCAGCATGGATCGATCAGTTACGACCTCGAGCCGCACAACCACGTTGGCGTCTTCGATGCCGACCTCGAGGCGTCGACGTTCACCGATCGGGTGACGAGCATCCGCGACGAGGTGGGGATCGACCGCGAGGACGCCGTCGATGCGATCGCGGGAGCGCTGGGTGACTGGTCGGATGCTACGGAATCGACGTGGCGCGACGGCGAACTCGACGCCGCCCGCGAGCTGGCTGCCCGGAAGTTCGGAAGCGACGGGTGGATTCGCGACCGGGAGGTACTCGCGGCGGACGAGCAGTAA
- a CDS encoding deoxyribonuclease IV has protein sequence MKVGAHVSISGSRVSSDDETPPYDDIRNAVCRQTAFGGNCGQIFTTSPQVWAQPDISAEAADGFREESDAKLEGPWVIHSSYLVNLCTPKEDLRRKSKESMQAELDAAETLGVPYVNVHLGAHTGAGVEGGLDNAAGVIDDLEVPEGVQILIESDAGSGTKLGGEFDHLAGIIDRTETDIGICIDTAHTLVAGNDLTTPEAVDETVGRFDDVVGLEYLEYIHLNDSKHDVGTHKDEHALIGEGYIGEDGMQAIVNHPELRDLPFALETPTEDGRGFAWNIQKVKALRDDE, from the coding sequence ATGAAGGTCGGCGCACACGTTTCGATCTCCGGCTCGCGCGTCTCCTCAGACGACGAAACGCCGCCGTACGACGACATCCGCAACGCCGTCTGCCGACAGACGGCCTTCGGTGGGAACTGCGGGCAGATCTTTACGACGTCGCCACAGGTCTGGGCCCAGCCCGACATCTCCGCGGAGGCCGCCGACGGCTTCCGTGAGGAAAGCGACGCCAAACTCGAGGGGCCGTGGGTGATCCACTCCTCGTATCTGGTGAATCTCTGTACCCCGAAGGAGGACCTGCGCCGCAAGTCAAAGGAGAGCATGCAGGCGGAACTCGACGCCGCCGAAACGCTGGGCGTTCCATACGTGAACGTTCACCTCGGAGCCCACACCGGTGCGGGCGTCGAGGGCGGACTCGACAACGCCGCTGGCGTCATCGACGACCTCGAGGTGCCCGAGGGCGTTCAGATCCTGATCGAATCCGACGCCGGCAGCGGCACGAAACTCGGCGGCGAGTTCGACCACCTCGCGGGGATTATCGACCGCACCGAGACGGACATCGGGATCTGTATCGACACGGCACACACGCTCGTCGCGGGCAACGACCTCACGACGCCCGAAGCGGTCGACGAGACCGTTGGTCGGTTCGACGACGTGGTCGGGCTCGAGTACCTCGAGTACATTCATCTGAACGACTCGAAACACGACGTCGGGACCCACAAGGACGAACACGCCCTCATCGGCGAGGGCTATATCGGCGAGGACGGTATGCAGGCGATCGTCAACCACCCGGAGCTGCGGGACCTGCCCTTCGCACTCGAGACGCCGACGGAAGACGGGCGTGGCTTCGCGTGGAACATCCAGAAGGTCAAAGCGCTGCGCGACGACGAATAG
- a CDS encoding class I SAM-dependent methyltransferase, translating to MREFSEDYLSRTREGMWADSRDALEPLALDSRDRILDVGCGTGELSRVLAAESPGEVIGCDADPDLLATAAEYVPAVAGDAYQLPFPDETFDLVVCQALLINLPEPAVALTEFARVSTDLVAAVEPDNAAVEIDSSVNAEGPLERRARRAYLDGASTDVALGADAREAFAEAGLEVLATRRYDHVRTVEPPYSDAALRAARRKATGDGLADDRETMLSGSLTEREYDDLRGSWREMGRDVIEQMQAREYRREEAVPFHVTVGRVP from the coding sequence GTGCGCGAGTTCTCCGAAGACTACCTCAGCCGGACCCGTGAGGGGATGTGGGCCGACTCTCGTGACGCACTCGAGCCGCTGGCCCTCGACTCGCGTGACCGGATTCTGGACGTGGGCTGTGGCACTGGCGAACTGAGCCGCGTCCTCGCCGCGGAGTCGCCCGGCGAGGTGATCGGGTGTGACGCCGACCCCGATCTGCTTGCGACCGCCGCCGAGTACGTCCCCGCCGTCGCTGGTGATGCCTATCAGCTGCCGTTTCCCGATGAGACGTTCGATCTCGTCGTCTGTCAGGCCTTGCTGATCAACCTGCCCGAGCCCGCGGTCGCGCTGACCGAGTTCGCCCGCGTCTCGACCGATCTCGTCGCAGCCGTCGAACCCGACAACGCCGCGGTCGAGATCGACTCGAGCGTCAACGCTGAAGGGCCCCTTGAGCGCCGGGCCCGGCGGGCCTACCTCGACGGTGCCAGCACAGACGTTGCGCTTGGGGCCGACGCCCGCGAGGCGTTCGCAGAGGCGGGCCTCGAGGTGCTCGCGACGCGTCGCTACGATCACGTGCGGACGGTCGAACCGCCCTACAGCGACGCCGCGTTACGGGCCGCTCGTCGGAAGGCGACCGGCGACGGGCTGGCCGACGATCGGGAGACGATGCTGTCGGGATCGCTGACCGAACGCGAGTACGACGATCTTCGGGGCTCGTGGCGCGAGATGGGCCGAGACGTGATCGAGCAGATGCAGGCCCGCGAGTACCGCCGTGAGGAAGCGGTGCCGTTTCACGTCACGGTCGGTCGTGTTCCGTGA
- a CDS encoding ABC transporter ATP-binding protein: MAAIELEGLTKDYGEVLANDDVTFDVERGEIFGYLGPNGAGKTTTIRTLLGLLSPTAGTARVLGQEITDEGQLLEAKRRLGYLPDTPAFDETATGREVLELHAAIKGDERSEELLELFDPPLGREIREYSRGNVQKLGLVATFMHDPDLVILDEPTSGLDPLLQQRFNEFVRAERDQGLTVFFSSHILSEVRKLCDRVGIIRDGRLVTVEPVESLLDRSGKFVRLHAAESIPRQAFELDGVHDLEADAGAGPSGGTEYVFTFTGDVNELLERLREYRLLDLSLEEAPLEEVFMRFYDGEGLDSDTDSNGANRVVAGGTGGDDGV, encoded by the coding sequence ATGGCCGCGATCGAACTCGAGGGGTTGACGAAAGATTACGGCGAGGTCCTCGCCAACGACGACGTCACGTTCGACGTCGAACGGGGCGAGATCTTCGGCTATCTCGGCCCGAACGGGGCGGGGAAGACGACGACGATCCGGACGCTACTCGGCCTGCTATCACCGACTGCGGGGACGGCGCGAGTGCTCGGCCAGGAGATCACCGACGAGGGGCAACTGCTCGAGGCCAAGCGCCGGCTCGGGTATCTCCCCGATACGCCGGCGTTCGATGAGACGGCGACTGGCCGGGAGGTCCTCGAGTTACACGCCGCGATCAAAGGCGACGAGCGAAGCGAGGAGTTGCTCGAGCTGTTCGACCCGCCGCTCGGCCGGGAGATTCGAGAGTATTCGCGGGGGAACGTCCAGAAGCTCGGGCTCGTCGCGACGTTCATGCATGATCCTGACCTCGTGATCTTGGACGAGCCGACCAGCGGGCTCGATCCGCTGTTACAACAGCGATTCAACGAGTTCGTCCGGGCCGAACGGGACCAGGGGCTGACGGTGTTTTTTTCTTCGCACATTCTCAGTGAGGTCCGAAAGCTGTGCGACCGCGTCGGCATCATCCGCGATGGCCGACTCGTCACGGTCGAGCCGGTCGAGTCGTTACTCGACCGGAGCGGCAAGTTCGTCCGCCTCCATGCTGCGGAGTCGATCCCGAGACAGGCGTTCGAACTCGACGGCGTCCACGACCTCGAGGCCGACGCCGGCGCAGGGCCGAGTGGCGGAACCGAGTACGTCTTTACCTTCACCGGCGACGTCAACGAGCTGCTCGAGCGACTGCGGGAGTACCGACTTCTCGATCTGTCGCTCGAGGAAGCGCCGCTCGAGGAAGTCTTCATGCGGTTTTACGATGGTGAGGGGCTTGATAGTGACACCGACAGCAACGGGGCCAATCGCGTGGTTGCCGGGGGCACAGGAGGTGACGACGGTGTTTGA